In one window of Vagococcus intermedius DNA:
- a CDS encoding RepB family plasmid replication initiator protein, which yields MVIEEESFNRKVVQHNDLIQSVARMDKTPLKIFEIAVSAIDTNNPPKDNLIYLSKNELFKLFDVSSANKHFRFKESIKKMQDQAFFDIKEVKNEGYEFISINPLPTIRWNDYNDEVTVRFNPDIMPYLIDLKSNFTQYTIMDIVKLNSKYSITLYKWLTMHYNQYIKYKEAGSRTDKQLDSLKNPYIKIQSLRELTDTTNEYKKMNDFTKRILIEPINEINKQTNFSIKFEKIKKGRSVDGIQFFIDKYTPKAAVDYKESDNLNKKEIAEKELYVQATNSQYTNILMKHFILSATDVLDKKVMSNLQRSVYPLYDDLRTEKGIDGVVDHIEYVANHKIGYDENKQNIVKYLKKSIEQYLVNIKINY from the coding sequence ATGGTTATCGAAGAAGAAAGCTTTAATAGAAAAGTAGTACAACATAACGATTTAATTCAATCGGTAGCTAGAATGGATAAAACGCCGCTGAAAATTTTTGAAATAGCAGTATCTGCTATCGATACCAACAACCCTCCTAAAGATAATTTAATTTACTTATCTAAAAATGAATTATTTAAATTATTTGATGTTTCAAGTGCAAATAAACACTTTAGATTTAAAGAATCAATAAAAAAAATGCAAGATCAAGCCTTCTTCGACATTAAAGAAGTGAAGAATGAAGGTTATGAATTTATCTCTATAAATCCTTTACCAACAATTCGATGGAATGACTATAATGACGAAGTTACAGTTAGGTTTAATCCAGACATAATGCCATACTTAATTGATTTAAAGAGTAATTTTACGCAGTATACTATCATGGATATTGTTAAGCTTAATTCTAAATATTCTATTACGTTATATAAATGGTTAACTATGCACTATAATCAATACATTAAATATAAAGAAGCTGGTAGTAGAACTGATAAACAGTTAGATAGTTTAAAAAATCCATATATAAAAATTCAATCTTTAAGAGAATTGACAGATACGACTAATGAATATAAAAAGATGAATGACTTTACCAAAAGAATACTAATAGAACCTATAAATGAAATTAATAAGCAGACAAATTTTTCTATAAAATTTGAAAAAATAAAAAAAGGAAGATCAGTTGATGGTATTCAGTTTTTTATTGATAAATATACACCTAAAGCTGCTGTCGATTATAAAGAAAGTGATAATTTAAATAAAAAAGAAATTGCTGAAAAAGAGCTGTATGTCCAAGCAACTAATAGTCAGTACACGAATATCCTTATGAAACACTTCATATTAAGCGCCACAGACGTTTTAGATAAGAAAGTGATGTCTAACCTACAAAGGAGCGTATATCCTTTGTATGACGATTTAAGGACTGAAAAAGGGATAGATGGGGTAGTTGACCATATTGAATATGTAGCTAATCACAAAATTGGATATGATGAGAATAAGCAAAACATAGTAAAGTATTTAAAAAAATCCATTGAGCAATATCTAGTTAATATTAAAATCAATTATTAA